In Leptospira perdikensis, the genomic window AAGAGGTGAATCTAAATAATCGATGACCACCTTTCCACCGTTTTTGCCTAACTCTGCCCAAACTTCTTCTAAGTAGTTTCCGTTTTCTGTATAGGATATCTTTTTGCAATACAGTTCTTGGCATTTGATTTGTTCTTCATAATCGGCTTTGTTAGGAGATGGAAGGTGGACGGGTTGAAATTCGGAGGAAAATTCCTCTGCGTTCGTTTGAGAAGTTATGGTTAAAAGAAAAAAAATAAGAGATAAGGAAAACTGAAAGGACCTTTTATTGATCAAGTAAATTCGGTTTAGATGAAGGAAGGTTCTTCCCTTTGATGGTGAAATTTTAGGAGAGCTAAAACTTTTGATCGGAAATAACATAGAAGTCTCCTAAACAACCTAGTAAAGGTTTGAGCTAAATCACCAAAGTGTATTTACATTTTGGATGAGTCTAATTCGTCTAACAACATCTAGTGGGTCAATGAGTTCCATACAAGCATGGTCACCGCGCCAACATTTTGTGTTTCCGTATATGGAACAAGGACGACAAGGTAGGTCGACTTGTAAAACTCCAGAATCTTCTTGGGCAAACGGACCAAATCCTGAAAGCGGATGTGTGGTTCCATAAATTCCGATCACTGGTTTTTTGAGAAGAGCAGCAATGTGGACGTTCGAACTATCCATTCCAATCATCACATCCAGTCTGTCCATAATTCCAAGTTCTCCGCGAATTCCTAAATTTCCACCTTGAACAATATGAGAACGGTTTTGGCCATTTCGGAGGATTTCTAACTCTTTGGCTTCGTCCTTTCCACCAAAAAGAAATACATTGCAGTCTGGAAACTCATCAAGTAATACTTCCACGAGGCGTTTGCATTTTTCAAAACTCCATTCCTTGAGTGCATGTCCTGCAAACGGTGCAAAACCAAACCATTGACCTTCTTTTTTATCAATACCAATGGATTTAAAAAAATCTCTTGCATATATTTTTGATTCTCCGTCCACATTGAGCCAAGGGCCTTTGCGAATGGGGGCATCAAAGCCGGCTTTGCGAAATACGTTTAAGTAACGTTCAACGGTGTGAGGGAGTTGGTTTAATTTTTTATTATAACGTCTTGTTTGTTTTAATTTTTCGCGACGGCCTTTGATGATTTTTGAATAAGGAATACCTTGGCTACGAAATAAAAAAGCAATGAACCTGGAACGAACAGAACCGTGAAGGTCGATCACATGGCCAAATGGTCCCAGTTTGGCGATGTCACGATACATCCTCCAAAGTCCTAAAATTCCTTTGTATTTTTTGAGATTGATCCCTAATACATTCAAATTGGGAATGTTGTAGAAAAATGGTGCGAAGTTTCCTCTTGTAACAACTGTCAGCTGAATATTCGAGTATTTAGCTGCAATGGCAATGAGAGCAGGTGTCATCAAAGCCACATCCCCCATTGCCGAAAATCTTAGTACTAAGAGGTTTGTCATTTTTGATTCTTATACAAAGACGGGTTTAGATTCTGGTCATTGTACATTTTCATCTGACGATAAACTTTGACTCGTTTCGTTCCTTCTGCATAGTCGAGAAAGAGTTCGTCCAAACATTTTTTCAAATCTTCTCTTTGGTCTAGGAGAATATCTAGTTTTGTTTGGCATTTTGCTATATGTTCTTTTGAGGCAGATGCATCTTTTCTCGAAACTTGTTCTTCCATATGATAGATTTTAAGTTCCAAGATACTCATACGATCCAGTAACCAAGCAGGAGATTCGGAATTCAGCCGGGCACCAGGTTTCGGTGTGACGGAGCGGAACATATCTATGGCAAAATCATCCAGTTTTTCTACCATATCCGTTCGGTCTTGGTTCAGTTTGTCGATCTTTCGTTTGAGTGCCACGACATCTTCTAAAGCAATGTCTGGTCTTCGGATTTCATCTTCAATATGCCATTGGATGGTATCGATGTGGTTTTTTTGGTAGAGGGTGGACTCTAAACTTCCTTCTGGATAAGGATTTGGGTGTGGGGCTTCGTTTTTATGCCAATCCAGAACGGATTCCTGGAAAATAGAGACGGCTTTTGTGGCTTCCAATGCTTTCATATCGTAATGCAATTCATGATTTAATATGGTTTTTGGCGTTCAATCCAAATATTTCTCAGGTTTTTCGCTTTCTTTTGCCATCTCTTTCAGGCATTTACTGGGTATGTGCCTGGTTGTTATCGCTTATAGGGTTCATCCCGAATTCCCACTTGTCATTGTCTCCAATCGAGATGAGTTTTTTGAAAGACCGACAGAGTCCCTTCATTTATGGGACACGAGTCCTAAAATCATTGCAGGAAAGGATTTGAAAGCAGGAGGGACTTGGCTTGGTGTGAATTCCTTGGGTAAGGTGTCTTTTCTTACCAATGTAAGAAATTTACGAAAACCTTCGCATCCCCATCCCATCTCACGAGGAAATTTGGTCTTAGACTTTTTAAAATCGGAGAGGAACGTTTCTTCAATGGATTATCGAGGAAAGGTTCAAAATCAAGCCAACGAGTATGAAGGATTTAATTTATTTGTATATGATGGCAAGGAAGCAAATTATGTGGGGGGAGATCCTGTGCAAGTTTTAACTTTAGAACCAGGATTTCATGCGGTGAGTAATGCGAGTTGGAATACTGTTTGGCCGAAAACTGCCAAATTAAAATCAAACGTAGAACAGGTGTTTAACTCCATGCCTATGAATGAGAATTGGCGTACCCTTGTTACTTCAGAATTCTTTCGGTTACTTGCTGATGTAGATTTAGTTAAAGACGATTCCCTGCTTCCTGACACTGGAATTGGGCTCGAAAAAGAAAGGTATTTATCATCTATACGAATCCGTGTTCCTGGATACGGAACGAGAGCATCTACAATTTTGTTTTATGGTAAGGACGGTGTGGAGATAGTGGAACGCACTTTCTCCGATCCGCTTTCAAATGAATTTACGGAACGGAGAGAGGTATTAGAGTTTAACGAGTTTTAATCTTCTAATCGGAAATGTTTCATTGGGAAAGCAGACGTGATTTCTTTCACCGCTGCTTTTACTTTTGTTTCCCAAGAAGAATCACCAAAATGATCTAAATAATCACAGATTAAATTTCCCACTGCTTCGATTTCTTTTTCTTTGAGTCCACGAGTTGTGAGAGCAGGAGTTCCCAATCGAATTCCCGAAGCCACTGCTGGTGGATTTTTATCAAATGGGATCGCGTTTTTGTTTACGGTCACTCCGATATGATCCAGTCCATTGGCAGCATCATTTCCTGTGAGTCCTTTTACAGAAACATCGAGAAGAACAATATGGTTGTCCGTTCCACCAGAAACCACTCGGAATCCACGTTTTTGGAAAACTTCCGCAAGAACTTTTGCATTCTTTACTACTTGTTGGATATAGGTTTTGAAATCTGGCTGAAGTGCTTCCCCGAATGCAACAGCTTTTGCAGCGATCACATGCATGAGTGGTCCACCTTGGATTCCAGGAAACACTCGTGAGTTTAAAATCTTTTCATGTTCGGTTGAGGAAAGGATGAGTCCTCCTCTTGGCCCGCGTAAAGTTTTATGAGTGGTTGTTGTGACAAAATCACAAACTCCGATAGGACTTGGGTGTTCACCAGCAATCACAAGACCCGAGATATGTGCAATATCGGCCATGATTTTAGCACCAATTCCGTTTGCGATTTCGCGGAACTTATTAAAATCAATGGTTCTTGGATAAGCAGAAGCACCCACAACAATTAGTTTTGGTTTGTGTTCTTTGGCAAGTTTTGCGACTTCATCGTAATTGATCGTTTCTGTTTTCTCATCCACACCATAAGGGATTGGTTTAAAATATTTTCCGCTGATGTTGACTGCACTACCATGCGTTAAGTGACCACCATGTGCCAAATTCATTCCGAGGAAACTATCTCCTGGTTCGAGTGTTGCAAGAAATACCGCCATATTCGCCTGTGCACCGCTATGTGGTTGTACGTTGGCGTATTCGGCCCCGAACATTTTTTTGGCTCGTTCGATGGCGATTTGTTCTATCTTGTCTGCATTTTCGCAACCGTTGTAGTAACGTTTTCCAGGATATCCTTCTGCATATTTGTTTGTGAGAGTGGAATGGTAAGCTTCCAAAACCGGACGTGAAACAAAGTTCTCACTAGCAATCATCTCTAGGGAATGTTCTTGGCGTTCGTCTTCTTTTTTTAATGCGGCGTAAACTTCTGGATCTTGTTTTTCTAAATAACTCATGTGGGAATTTCTCTATGAAGTGTATATTCTGGATTTTGGTATTTCTTCTTACGAATAGATTCAGATTCTTGGAGCACGTGTTTCCGAAAAGTAGAAAAGTCGGGGCCAAAGAAGGAAATTTTTGAAAAATCTTCCGGGCTGTCCGGCTCTGGTTCTCCTAAATAAGAAAAAACTTCTCGGACCAAATCTTTTGCCCAAATGGTTTCGGAAAAAAAATTGGGTAGGGAAGTTAAAAATTCTTTGTGACTTCTTTCTTTGCGGTAGTCGGGTTCTTCGGGAGGATGGTGGAGGACTTCGGCCACTCGATTGATAAGGTTTTCTTCCAAAATCAATGTCCCATGTTGGACAATGCAGTTACGTTTTCGAAACTGTGCATTACCAGAAATCTTTTTAAAGATTCCATTTTTTTCTAAAACTAAGTCGGATTTTCCCTTTGGAGAACAATGGATATTTTGTCTCTCCAAAGATTTGGCAACAATGTTGAGCAATATATCATAAGAATCTTTGACGGGAAAGAGTTCTTTCCTGTCGTCCAAATTGACATAGATAGAATAATTAATATTTCCTGATAAGGAATGAAAGACGGTTCCTCCACCAGAAGCACGTCTTGCGATATAACAAAAATTAGGTGTTGGTTTTTTCTTAAAACCAACAGTTCGGGCAACGGTTTCGTAATTGGTTACCAATTCTTCTTTGATGTTTCGAAATGGATTTTCCGAAAGACCTAAAATGATGGAATCTGGATTTTTCCAAAGTCTGACTCCAGCAGTAACTCCTTCGGAGACCATTTTTAAAGCGATAGCTTCTTCGATCGCCAAATTATAGTAAGGTGATCTTGCTGGAGTTTGTGGAAAATAAAATACTTTGGAATTCACTCGTTAAAGTATTTTTGTGAAGCTTCGTTTAAAAACTTTCGTTCGCTACGGGAAAGGGAATCCATTCCATTTTTAGAAATTTTTTCCAAAAGTTCATCTACTTTCGTTTTTGCATTTTCCCTTTTGGCCATTTCTTCTTGGTAACGCATAAACCTACGTTTTTGTAAATACCGAGAAAGAGACCAAGTGGGAAGGGAACCCACTTTCTTTTTCCAACCAGTATAAACTTTCATTAAGAAGAATCCGCCAATGGCTCCCCCTAAGTGAGCAAAATGGGCCACTCTTTCCCCTTGGGCAAAAAGCACCATAAGCATAACGATCATCACAAAGTATTTGGCTCGCATGGGGAAAATGAGGAATACAAGAAGTTCGCGGTTGGGCCAGGTCATCGCATAAGCCACAAGTAGGCCATAGATACTAGCACTAGCTCCCACGACTAGCCCTTGCGGAATGCCAAAAAAATGAGCAAGTACGGTGCCTATCCCTCCAAGGAATGCAGTGAATGTATAAAATTTTAAAAAAGCACGTTCTCCCCAAACTTCTGCGAGTTCTGAACCAAACATCCAAAGGCTCAGCATGTTAAAAAGAATATGAAGGAAACTTCCGTGGAGAAAGGCATAACTGAGTAGTTGCCAGACCCAACCATTGAAAACCAATTCTGGGGTGAGTCCGAAATACAGTTCCATAATGGGAGAATGGAAAGCCAGTTTCGTTGCCATCTGTAGGAGGAATAAAATTGCATTGATAATGATGAGAGTGCGTACAATGGGAACCATTGGAGGTCCAAATCGGAGTTCATATCCTGGGTAACGAGAGGCCATAAATTCAAGGTCGCAAATCTTGAGTGACAAGGAAAGTCGATTTCCTAGCATCGAGGAAGTGATTGTGCAACTCTACGGAGTCCGCGGCTCCATAGCGAGCCCCCTCCGAAACCAAGACTACCGCAAAAAAATTATCGATATTCTAGACCTCTACAGGCAATCGGGGGCTGGCATTTCGGCGGATGAGTTTTGGCAAGACCTTCCTTATCATCTCAAATTTGTCACAGGATCGGACACAACCTGTGTGTCTGTTACTGACGATGAAGGGGAAGTTTACATTTTGGACATGGGAACGGGCCTTCGGAATTTGGGGGATGAACTCATTTCAGAATACCTTTCCACAAAGTTAAAAAGGACAGTCTCTTTCTTTATCACCCATACTCATTGGGATCATATCCAAGGCCTCCCATTCTTTAAGCCAATTTATTTCCCTGACTTCCTCCTGAACTTTTATTCACCTTATTCCGATTTAGAGTCTCGTCTCCAAAAACAACAAGAACCAGAATATTTCCCTGTTCCTTTGGATGGGACAGGTTCGGCCAAAGACTTCAAACTTTTCTTTCCTGGGGATGTTTTGGAATTTGCTTCAGGAATGAAGGTAGAGTGTTATCCTTTGAAACACCCGGGTGGATCTTTTGCTTACAAGTTTACAAACAGGGCCGGTAAAGTTTTTATCTTTGCAACGGACGCAGAATTCACCGGTGCTGATATGGATTTAATCCATGAATGCCATCCATTTTTTGCTGATGCTGATTTACTAATTCTCGACACCCAATACACGTTAGACGAATCCTTTTCAAAATTTGATTGGGGTCACACTGCATATACAATGTCTGTGAACTGTGCTTCCTCATGGAGGGTCAAAAATTTGGTCCTCACTCATCATGAGCCAAGTTACTCTGATGAAAAAATTTACGAAATTTATAATGATGCTAAGCTCCACAAAGAACAGTTAGGCGAAAAAAAATTAAAAATTCATTTAGCAAGGGAAGGATTGCGATTCCACCTATAATATTATGAACAAAGAAAAAACACTTCGAATCACTATTACTACATTCTTTAGCATTGCCCTCCTAGGTGGTTTCTTTTTTGGATACATCCTTTCTGAGGTAAATAAAGGAAAAGAGTTACAAAAGTTGGCATCTTACCAACCCACAACTCCTACTAAACTTTATGACTCGAATGGGGTTTTGTTCGCAGAGCTCTACCGACACAAACAAGAATTATTAAAATACAGCGACATTCCTCCTCATGTTATTCATGCATTTCTTTCTGTTGAAGATGATAACTTTTTCAATCATTTCGGAATCGATTTTTTAGCCATCGTTCGTGCGGCTATTAAAAACGTATTTGCTGGACGTATTGTCCAAGGTGGATCCACTCTCACCCAACAGTTGGCAAAAACCATCTTACAACAAAGGAAAAAAACATTTGGTCGTAAGTTTTTGGAAGCGCTTCTCACATTACAAATTGAACAAGAGTATACTAAGGAAGAAATTTTAGAAATTTATTTTAACTTAATTTATTTAGGTC contains:
- a CDS encoding glycosyltransferase family 9 protein, producing MTNLLVLRFSAMGDVALMTPALIAIAAKYSNIQLTVVTRGNFAPFFYNIPNLNVLGINLKKYKGILGLWRMYRDIAKLGPFGHVIDLHGSVRSRFIAFLFRSQGIPYSKIIKGRREKLKQTRRYNKKLNQLPHTVERYLNVFRKAGFDAPIRKGPWLNVDGESKIYARDFFKSIGIDKKEGQWFGFAPFAGHALKEWSFEKCKRLVEVLLDEFPDCNVFLFGGKDEAKELEILRNGQNRSHIVQGGNLGIRGELGIMDRLDVMIGMDSSNVHIAALLKKPVIGIYGTTHPLSGFGPFAQEDSGVLQVDLPCRPCSIYGNTKCWRGDHACMELIDPLDVVRRIRLIQNVNTLW
- a CDS encoding MBL fold metallo-hydrolase, producing the protein MIVQLYGVRGSIASPLRNQDYRKKIIDILDLYRQSGAGISADEFWQDLPYHLKFVTGSDTTCVSVTDDEGEVYILDMGTGLRNLGDELISEYLSTKLKRTVSFFITHTHWDHIQGLPFFKPIYFPDFLLNFYSPYSDLESRLQKQQEPEYFPVPLDGTGSAKDFKLFFPGDVLEFASGMKVECYPLKHPGGSFAYKFTNRAGKVFIFATDAEFTGADMDLIHECHPFFADADLLILDTQYTLDESFSKFDWGHTAYTMSVNCASSWRVKNLVLTHHEPSYSDEKIYEIYNDAKLHKEQLGEKKLKIHLAREGLRFHL
- the glyA gene encoding serine hydroxymethyltransferase; the encoded protein is MSYLEKQDPEVYAALKKEDERQEHSLEMIASENFVSRPVLEAYHSTLTNKYAEGYPGKRYYNGCENADKIEQIAIERAKKMFGAEYANVQPHSGAQANMAVFLATLEPGDSFLGMNLAHGGHLTHGSAVNISGKYFKPIPYGVDEKTETINYDEVAKLAKEHKPKLIVVGASAYPRTIDFNKFREIANGIGAKIMADIAHISGLVIAGEHPSPIGVCDFVTTTTHKTLRGPRGGLILSSTEHEKILNSRVFPGIQGGPLMHVIAAKAVAFGEALQPDFKTYIQQVVKNAKVLAEVFQKRGFRVVSGGTDNHIVLLDVSVKGLTGNDAANGLDHIGVTVNKNAIPFDKNPPAVASGIRLGTPALTTRGLKEKEIEAVGNLICDYLDHFGDSSWETKVKAAVKEITSAFPMKHFRLED
- a CDS encoding lipoate--protein ligase family protein, whose amino-acid sequence is MNSKVFYFPQTPARSPYYNLAIEEAIALKMVSEGVTAGVRLWKNPDSIILGLSENPFRNIKEELVTNYETVARTVGFKKKPTPNFCYIARRASGGGTVFHSLSGNINYSIYVNLDDRKELFPVKDSYDILLNIVAKSLERQNIHCSPKGKSDLVLEKNGIFKKISGNAQFRKRNCIVQHGTLILEENLINRVAEVLHHPPEEPDYRKERSHKEFLTSLPNFFSETIWAKDLVREVFSYLGEPEPDSPEDFSKISFFGPDFSTFRKHVLQESESIRKKKYQNPEYTLHREIPT
- a CDS encoding rhomboid family intramembrane serine protease — its product is MASRYPGYELRFGPPMVPIVRTLIIINAILFLLQMATKLAFHSPIMELYFGLTPELVFNGWVWQLLSYAFLHGSFLHILFNMLSLWMFGSELAEVWGERAFLKFYTFTAFLGGIGTVLAHFFGIPQGLVVGASASIYGLLVAYAMTWPNRELLVFLIFPMRAKYFVMIVMLMVLFAQGERVAHFAHLGGAIGGFFLMKVYTGWKKKVGSLPTWSLSRYLQKRRFMRYQEEMAKRENAKTKVDELLEKISKNGMDSLSRSERKFLNEASQKYFNE
- a CDS encoding DUF4254 domain-containing protein; the protein is MKALEATKAVSIFQESVLDWHKNEAPHPNPYPEGSLESTLYQKNHIDTIQWHIEDEIRRPDIALEDVVALKRKIDKLNQDRTDMVEKLDDFAIDMFRSVTPKPGARLNSESPAWLLDRMSILELKIYHMEEQVSRKDASASKEHIAKCQTKLDILLDQREDLKKCLDELFLDYAEGTKRVKVYRQMKMYNDQNLNPSLYKNQK
- a CDS encoding NRDE family protein, encoding MCLVVIAYRVHPEFPLVIVSNRDEFFERPTESLHLWDTSPKIIAGKDLKAGGTWLGVNSLGKVSFLTNVRNLRKPSHPHPISRGNLVLDFLKSERNVSSMDYRGKVQNQANEYEGFNLFVYDGKEANYVGGDPVQVLTLEPGFHAVSNASWNTVWPKTAKLKSNVEQVFNSMPMNENWRTLVTSEFFRLLADVDLVKDDSLLPDTGIGLEKERYLSSIRIRVPGYGTRASTILFYGKDGVEIVERTFSDPLSNEFTERREVLEFNEF